A region from the Triticum aestivum cultivar Chinese Spring chromosome 3D, IWGSC CS RefSeq v2.1, whole genome shotgun sequence genome encodes:
- the LOC123075923 gene encoding pathogenesis-related protein 1, producing the protein MEYSPKLAAALLLALASAMIVTAQNGGDDMLNAHNEVRAAVGVGPVTWDPIVAAYAQSYAEKRRADCQLVLSPEVRPYGENLFRAAGAEWNAVDAVIYWASGKQYYDHATNTCSAPTGESCMGYLQLVWRDTKTIGCGAVLCDGNAGVFVICSYSPPPVVGQVPY; encoded by the coding sequence ATGGAGTACTCGCCAAAGCTAGCGGCGGCACTGCTCTTAGCTCTCGCGTCCGCCATGATCGTCACCGCCCAGAACGGGGGCGATGACATGCTGAACGCCCACAATGAAGTGCGCGCCGCCGTCGGTGTGGGGCCAGTGACGTGGGACCCCATAGTGGCGGCGTACGCGCAGTCGTACGCGGAGAAGCGCCGCGCCGACTGCCAGCTAGTACTCTCTCCGGAGGTGCGCCCATACGGAGAGAACCTCTTTCGGGCCGCTGGGGCCGAATGGAATGCGGTGGACGCAGTGATTTATTGGGCGTCCGGGAAGCAGTACTACGACCACGCCACCAACACCTGCTCCGCACCTACGGGTGAGTCGTGCATGGGATACCTGCAGTTGGTGTGGAGGGACACGAAGACCATCGGCTGCGGCGCTGTCCTCTGTGACGGCAACGCTGGCGTGTTTGTCATCTGCAGTTACAGCCCGCCGCCCGTGGTCGGGCAAGTTCCATACTAG